One window of the uncultured Fusobacterium sp. genome contains the following:
- a CDS encoding peptide ABC transporter substrate-binding protein codes for MKKIKNLLVGLATLALLAACGGSKETTQAVDNSKKVLNVASDIELSSMDTGVATDGYSFDAIAAVIEGLYQLDADGNPIPGMAESTEVSEDGKTYIFKLRDAKWSDGSPVKAQDFVFAWRRLANPATASEYSYMLDVAGVKNAAEIAKGEKGIEELGISAIDDKTLKVELNYAVPFFYQLMAFPSFYPISEEFYNKFGDQYALTPEAILANGPFKMTVWNQGSGYELVKNDKYYDAQVVKLDGINVQLVKDSQSAVVAYEQGTVDVMKLTGELVEQYKDSPEMQNTLGGYLWYVSPNTKVPGLENANLRLALALSYDKEQIAENLLKDGSIAANFAVPVKLAVGPDKKDFRATSPEYLKVDKAKAKEYYEKAKKELGKDSFNFELLFEDTEASKKVAEYLKSEIETNLPGVTLTLKQQPKKSRLQLMQAGEFDLGLTRWGPDYADPMTYLDMWVSGASYNFGSWSNKEYDRLVYEASKGSLVTKLEERWQALKDAEKIVMDEATILPVYQTGSAMMIKSNIKGIEFHSVGVPTVYKNAVKE; via the coding sequence ATGAAGAAGATTAAAAATCTTTTAGTTGGATTAGCTACTTTAGCTCTTTTAGCTGCTTGTGGTGGTTCTAAAGAAACAACTCAAGCTGTAGATAATTCAAAAAAAGTTTTAAATGTTGCCTCTGACATAGAACTCTCTTCTATGGATACTGGAGTTGCTACAGATGGTTATTCTTTTGATGCTATTGCTGCAGTTATTGAGGGATTGTACCAACTAGATGCTGATGGTAATCCTATTCCTGGAATGGCAGAAAGTACAGAGGTAAGTGAAGATGGAAAAACTTATATCTTCAAATTAAGAGATGCTAAATGGAGTGATGGATCACCTGTTAAAGCTCAAGACTTCGTTTTTGCATGGAGGAGATTAGCAAATCCTGCTACAGCATCTGAATACTCATATATGTTAGATGTAGCTGGAGTAAAAAATGCTGCTGAAATAGCTAAGGGAGAAAAAGGTATAGAGGAATTAGGAATTTCTGCTATAGATGATAAAACATTAAAAGTTGAACTTAATTATGCAGTTCCTTTCTTTTATCAATTGATGGCATTCCCATCTTTCTATCCTATCAGCGAGGAATTTTATAATAAATTTGGAGATCAATATGCTTTAACTCCAGAAGCTATCCTTGCTAATGGACCATTTAAAATGACAGTTTGGAATCAAGGTTCTGGATATGAACTTGTTAAAAACGATAAATACTATGATGCACAAGTTGTAAAATTAGATGGTATTAATGTACAACTTGTAAAAGATTCTCAATCTGCAGTAGTTGCTTATGAGCAAGGAACTGTAGATGTTATGAAATTAACTGGAGAATTAGTTGAACAATATAAAGATTCCCCAGAAATGCAAAATACTTTAGGAGGATACCTTTGGTATGTATCTCCTAATACAAAAGTTCCTGGATTAGAAAATGCTAATCTACGTCTAGCTTTAGCACTTTCATATGATAAAGAGCAAATTGCAGAAAATCTATTAAAAGATGGATCTATTGCAGCAAACTTTGCTGTCCCAGTGAAATTAGCTGTTGGTCCTGATAAAAAAGATTTTAGAGCTACATCTCCAGAATACTTAAAAGTAGATAAAGCAAAAGCTAAAGAATACTATGAAAAAGCTAAAAAAGAGCTAGGAAAAGATAGTTTTAATTTTGAATTATTATTTGAAGATACTGAAGCAAGTAAAAAAGTTGCTGAATATCTAAAATCTGAGATAGAAACAAATCTACCTGGGGTTACTTTAACACTTAAACAACAACCTAAAAAATCTCGTTTACAACTTATGCAAGCTGGAGAGTTTGATTTAGGGCTTACTCGTTGGGGACCTGACTATGCAGACCCTATGACATATTTAGATATGTGGGTTTCAGGAGCATCATATAACTTTGGTAGCTGGTCTAACAAAGAGTATGACAGACTAGTTTATGAAGCTAGCAAAGGAAGTTTAGTAACTAAACTAGAAGAAAGATGGCAAGCTTTAAAAGATGCAGAGAAAATAGTAATGGATGAAGCTACTATCTTACCTGTATATCAAACTGGTTCAGCTATGATGATAAAATCAAATATTAAAGGAATTGAATTCCACTCAGTAGGAGTTCCTACTGTTTATAAAAATGCAGTAAAAGAATAA